From a region of the Paenibacillus sp. FSL R10-2734 genome:
- a CDS encoding extracellular solute-binding protein gives MKSKGKKKAALSLVMMSIVLSLAGCGGGTNGAAEAPAPEKTAAATQKEPVKTDAPKPEEPKVAGDLEIQYFVGGYGDGWWKEVIGEFKKKYPDVNIKESAGSQINEQMKPRWIQGNPPDVVYIDGAGSNETQMVLDDQLMDISDWVKDAKNVDGEPLTSNLIAPPQDYSGKNYTIPLVFGSWGTFYDETLFTEKGWDVPKDWDSFLATSEKIKADGVYPYIHTGKYPYYVVGGLLNTGFVSENGDNPQILKDQEAAKEGSFKNDAVANTLKKIVDMRDKGYFDNASFGMSHTDSQMLFLQHKDAMIPNGLWLENEMKKDVPEGFKFGFIPSVMQKPGGKFVAIPYTSNIAIAKKAKNPDAAKAFIEFIFTKQAAVRWAELTGALMNVKADLESSGASDVVKTAMKYFNGSDTIVAPVFKLAADIEQAENDATIALLQGSITPEEWMDRMEKAAAKVRK, from the coding sequence ATGAAAAGCAAGGGTAAAAAGAAAGCGGCATTAAGTCTAGTTATGATGTCCATTGTATTGTCTCTGGCAGGATGTGGCGGGGGAACTAATGGAGCGGCGGAAGCTCCTGCTCCTGAGAAGACGGCTGCGGCGACGCAGAAAGAGCCAGTGAAGACAGACGCTCCCAAGCCCGAAGAGCCGAAAGTAGCTGGGGACCTCGAAATTCAATATTTTGTCGGTGGTTATGGGGACGGTTGGTGGAAAGAAGTGATTGGTGAATTCAAGAAGAAGTATCCGGATGTCAACATTAAAGAATCCGCAGGTTCTCAGATCAACGAGCAAATGAAGCCACGCTGGATCCAAGGTAATCCACCAGATGTCGTATATATCGATGGAGCAGGATCGAATGAAACGCAAATGGTGCTCGATGACCAATTGATGGATATTTCAGATTGGGTTAAAGATGCGAAAAATGTGGATGGCGAACCGCTTACGAGCAACTTGATCGCACCTCCACAAGATTACAGTGGCAAAAACTATACGATTCCACTCGTATTCGGTTCATGGGGAACCTTCTATGATGAAACCCTTTTTACTGAAAAGGGATGGGATGTTCCAAAAGATTGGGATAGTTTCCTTGCCACTAGTGAAAAAATCAAAGCGGATGGCGTATATCCTTACATCCATACAGGCAAATACCCATACTACGTCGTGGGAGGTCTCTTGAATACAGGTTTTGTATCTGAGAATGGAGACAATCCGCAAATCTTAAAGGACCAAGAAGCAGCTAAAGAAGGTTCTTTCAAAAATGATGCTGTAGCGAACACCTTGAAAAAGATCGTTGATATGAGGGACAAAGGGTATTTCGATAACGCATCGTTCGGTATGAGTCATACAGACTCCCAAATGCTCTTCTTACAGCATAAAGATGCAATGATTCCTAATGGCTTGTGGCTCGAAAATGAAATGAAAAAAGATGTTCCAGAAGGTTTCAAATTCGGATTTATTCCTTCCGTTATGCAGAAGCCAGGCGGTAAATTTGTGGCTATTCCTTACACTAGTAACATTGCAATTGCAAAGAAGGCTAAAAATCCAGATGCAGCAAAAGCATTTATTGAATTTATCTTTACGAAACAAGCCGCAGTTCGTTGGGCTGAGCTGACAGGCGCTTTGATGAACGTCAAGGCAGATCTGGAATCTTCAGGCGCAAGTGATGTTGTTAAAACGGCAATGAAATATTTCAACGGTAGTGACACGATCGTTGCTCCTGTATTTAAATTGGCCGCGGACATTGAGCAGGCTGAGAATGATGCAACGATTGCATTGCTGCAAGGTTCTATTACACCAGAAGAATGGATGGACCGTATGGAGAAGGCGGCAGCCAAAGTCCGTAAGTAA